One region of Ictalurus punctatus breed USDA103 chromosome 6, Coco_2.0, whole genome shotgun sequence genomic DNA includes:
- the akap17a gene encoding A-kinase anchor protein 17A, translated as MTTIVHDASESVLLCRDYNLYLKPIAKMTISVSLPQLKMPGKSISNWEVMERLKSMVHPEQFSSLRISKSTMDYIRFEGEAENKSAVKRFLNNLDGKSIKLSGFTDVLKVRAAEPKMDFPTRHDWDSFFRDAKDMNETVPGERPDTIHVEGLPCKWFAQKDTSSDKPSEDVLKCVFEKFGKIRNVDIPMLDPYREEMTGKNFNTFSFGGHLNFEGYIQYEDHTGFVKAMSSLRGMKLLYMGEDGKAMACGIKVSFDTTKHLSDSSLKKRHQERMKLQELERQREELKRREKEEEERRKEEERKQHELEEEEKEKRREEKLRKREQKLREREEKKNQKKVKKQQEEEQKKLHQKIAMEERKLLLAQRNLESIRLIAELLSRAKAMKQQQLERETAELARLQKEAEIRRQQEAELRLAQEVELRRVEGEKARALELQRKERELRDRLLGNLLKKSTNQGAESNGDVQEWEGPSAEPPTMEGPNGIPTSVTKSRQESKSRKGEERRTSRERNRSCGRSQSQSRNDQRRSTNRRNRYGHSPSRSGSGQRRTRNRRSSRGRSSSGSRRRHSQDGRSQRSGRSHRYSHGWSSSSSSSGRTVSRSSSRGRSRRSRRH; from the exons ATGACGACGATCGTCCACGACGCCTCTGAGTCCGTCCTCCTGTGTCGGGATTACAACCTGTACCTGAAACCCATCGCCAAGATGACCATCAGCGTTTCACTTCCTCAGCTCAAGATGCCCGGGAAGTCCATCTCCAACTGGGAGGTGATGGAGCGCCTGAAGAGCATGGTTCACCCGGAGCAGTTTTCCTCTCTCCGGATCTCCAAAAGCACCATGGATTACATCCGCTTCGAGGGCGAGGCGGAGAACAAGAGCGCCGTCAAGCGCTTTCTGAACAACTTGGACGGGAAGAGCATCAAACTCAGCGGCTTTACCGACGTCCTGAAGGTGCGCGCTGCTGAACCCAAGATGGACTTCCCCACGCGTCATGACTGGGACTCGTTTTTCCGGGACGCTAAGGACATGAACGAGACCGTTCCGGGAGAGAGACCAGACACCATCCATGTGGAAGGACTTCCCTGCAAATGGTTCGCCCAGAAAGACACTTCATCAGACAAACCTTCAGAAGACGTCCTGAAGTGCGTGTTCGAAAAATTCGGGAAGATCCGGAACGTCGACATTCCCATGCTCGATCCGTACAGGGAGGAAATGACGGGAAAGAACTTCAACACGTTCTCGTTCGGTGGCCATTTAAACTTCGAAGGTTACATCCAGTATGAGGATCACACAGGGTTTGTGAAGGCCATGAGCTCGCTGAGGGGAATGAAGCTGCTGTACATGGGCGAGGACGGGAAAGCCATGGCATGCGGGATTAAG GTGAGCTTTGACACAACCAAACACCTGAGTGACTCCTCGCTGAAAAAGAGACACCAGGAGCGCATGAAGCTTCAGGAGctagaaaggcagagagaggagctgaaaagaagagagaaggaggaggaggagagacgcaaggAAGAAGAACG AAAGCAGCATgagctggaggaggaagagaaggaaaagcGCAGAGAGGAAAAGCTGAGGAAACGAGAGCAGAAACTGAGGGAGCGCGAGGAGAAGAAGAACCAGAAGAAAGTGAAGAAGcaacaggaggaggagcaaAAGAAACTCCACCAGAAAATCGCCATGGAGGAACGGAAGCTGCTCCTGGCACAGAGGAACCTGGAGTCCATCAGGCTAATCGCAGAGCTGCTGAGCAGAGCTAAG GCCATGAAGCAGCAGCAGTTGGAGCGAGAGACGGCAGAACTTGCCCGTTTGCAGAAAGAGGCTGAGATTCGTCGCCAGCAGGAGGCGGAGCTTCGCCTTGCACAGGAGGTGGAGCTACGGCGGGTGGAGGGTGAAAAGGCTCGAGCTCTGGAGCTCCAGAGGAAAGAACGAGAGCTGAGGGACCGATTGCTGGGGAACCTTCTGAAAAAAAGCACGAACCAGGGGGCGGAGTCTAACGGTGACGTTCAGGAGTGGGAGGGGCCCAGCGCTGAACCTCCCACCATGGAGGGGCCTAACGGAATCCCCACCTCTGTCACTAAGAGTCGCCAAGAGAGCAAATCAAGGAAAGGAGAGGAGCGAAGAACCTCAAGAGAAAGGAATCGCAGTTGTGGGAGGAGCCAAAGTCAGAGTAGGAATGATCAAAGGAGGAGCACGAACCGACGTAACCGATACGGACACAGCCCGAGTCGAAGCGGGAGTGGTCAGAGACGCACCCGAAACAggaggtccagccgtgggcGGAGCTCGAGCGGTAGCCGAAGGCGGCATAGTCAGGATGGGCGCAGCCAaagaagtgggcggagccatCGGTACAGTCACGGAtggagcagcagcagtagtagcagcggaAGGACCGTGAGCCGTTCCTCCAGTCGAGGGCGGAGTCGACGATCCAGGCGACACTGA